Proteins found in one Chondrinema litorale genomic segment:
- a CDS encoding TonB-dependent receptor — protein sequence MGSILIENKKDPAIGASILLSPTSKGAVVDINGKFILNLIPPGEYNLSVSFIGYEQEKLIGIKVEANQTTNIGEILLKEKPLSLNEIVVSPGQFSIMENGSLSKQTLSSEDIHNMSFAEDITRVVARLPGVASNDYSSKFTIRGGEDDEVLITLDGMEFYEPFHQRDFAGGLLSIIDIETIQGVELITGGFSAEYGNRESGVFNLTTKQIKDNQRQSSIGLSVMNARAYTSGTFADNKWNYLVSARKGMLDQALKLIGQDENTPQYYDMMGKLEYKANDKNTFAIYALHAGDKTMVRDISETAYDKHNTKYYNTYLWTSWKAILAPSVFARTLIYAGNIDQNRIGNTRKDEFTDKLNYNLLDKRSFTYSGIKQDWNFDITEKLILKTGFDVKTLKSIYDYSRELLDFRTNNSGFVVPYSDTVSVNKNANGWQSSIYISGKFQIAPKLFLESGIRHDYASYTGDNLLSPRASISYYLSKRTQLRAAWGNYYQTQFIYDLDVAHNNIEFNPAELSKHYILGFSHDFSNGLALRIEGYYKDISRVSPNYQNLRDPWEVYPEVRNDQYRLEVDGASAKGLEFFLKYDVGGKISWWFSYALAHAVENITDLQYDGVLIRRTGTLPRYNNQDHTIYADMNYRPNKKWKFNLSWQFYNGIPLTIYEYKWQNMNGENGSTLPLHFYPEHQLFRGEQFPAYHRMDIRINKFFQLKQSRISSFLHLVNVYNRQNMRKYDLGIEGEDSFPVTNDNGEYIITYDHPSWLGFLPIIGMSWEF from the coding sequence GTGGGGTCAATATTAATTGAAAATAAAAAAGATCCAGCAATAGGTGCAAGTATTTTACTTAGTCCTACATCAAAAGGAGCTGTTGTGGATATTAATGGGAAATTTATTTTAAATCTAATACCTCCTGGAGAATATAATCTTTCCGTCTCTTTTATTGGTTATGAACAAGAAAAACTAATAGGGATTAAGGTAGAGGCCAATCAAACTACTAATATTGGTGAGATTTTGCTAAAAGAAAAACCTTTAAGTTTAAATGAAATCGTGGTTTCTCCAGGTCAATTTTCCATAATGGAGAATGGCTCTCTTTCCAAACAAACCTTATCGAGCGAGGATATTCACAACATGTCATTTGCTGAAGATATAACCCGAGTTGTAGCCCGACTACCAGGTGTTGCCTCAAATGATTATTCATCAAAATTTACTATACGCGGTGGTGAAGATGACGAAGTACTCATTACACTTGATGGGATGGAGTTTTATGAACCTTTTCATCAAAGAGACTTTGCTGGTGGGTTATTGAGTATTATAGATATTGAAACTATTCAGGGAGTAGAACTTATTACTGGTGGATTTTCTGCTGAATATGGAAATCGTGAAAGCGGTGTGTTCAATCTCACAACAAAGCAAATAAAAGATAATCAAAGGCAATCATCTATAGGTTTGAGTGTAATGAATGCACGTGCTTATACCAGTGGAACATTTGCTGATAATAAATGGAATTATTTGGTTTCTGCCAGAAAAGGAATGCTCGATCAGGCATTAAAGCTGATTGGACAGGATGAAAATACACCGCAATATTATGATATGATGGGTAAGCTTGAATACAAGGCAAATGACAAGAACACGTTTGCAATTTATGCCCTTCATGCTGGTGATAAAACAATGGTAAGAGATATAAGTGAGACCGCATATGATAAACACAATACAAAATATTATAATACTTATTTGTGGACTTCATGGAAGGCAATTTTAGCCCCTTCAGTTTTTGCCCGAACTCTCATCTATGCAGGAAATATAGACCAGAATAGGATTGGGAATACTCGTAAAGATGAGTTTACAGATAAGCTAAATTATAACTTACTAGACAAACGATCCTTTACATATTCTGGAATAAAACAGGATTGGAACTTCGATATCACTGAGAAGTTAATTTTAAAGACAGGTTTTGATGTTAAAACACTTAAGTCCATTTACGACTATTCCAGAGAACTCCTTGATTTTCGTACAAATAATTCTGGTTTTGTCGTCCCCTATTCAGATACAGTTAGCGTTAATAAAAACGCAAATGGATGGCAGTCCAGCATTTACATTTCTGGTAAATTTCAAATTGCTCCTAAACTCTTTCTTGAAAGTGGGATCAGGCATGATTACGCTTCTTATACGGGAGATAACTTACTAAGTCCACGAGCAAGTATTTCTTACTATTTGTCAAAGCGCACGCAATTAAGAGCAGCTTGGGGAAACTATTATCAAACCCAATTTATCTATGATTTAGATGTTGCTCATAATAATATCGAATTCAATCCAGCCGAACTTTCCAAACATTATATTTTAGGATTTAGCCATGATTTCTCAAATGGTTTAGCCCTAAGAATTGAAGGATACTATAAAGACATCTCAAGAGTAAGTCCAAACTATCAAAACTTACGTGATCCTTGGGAAGTATACCCTGAAGTCAGGAATGATCAGTATCGATTAGAAGTGGATGGAGCTTCGGCTAAAGGTTTGGAATTTTTCTTGAAATATGATGTTGGAGGTAAAATTTCATGGTGGTTTAGTTATGCGCTAGCCCATGCAGTGGAAAATATAACTGATTTGCAGTATGATGGAGTATTAATTCGCAGAACAGGGACACTCCCTCGATATAATAATCAAGATCATACGATTTATGCAGATATGAACTACCGACCTAATAAAAAGTGGAAGTTTAATCTATCTTGGCAATTCTACAATGGGATTCCCCTGACAATTTATGAGTATAAGTGGCAAAATATGAATGGTGAAAATGGAAGTACACTTCCATTACATTTTTATCCAGAACATCAGTTGTTTCGGGGCGAACAATTTCCTGCATACCATCGCATGGATATAAGAATCAACAAATTCTTTCAATTAAAACAAAGCAGAATATCTTCATTCCTACATCTAGTGAATGTTTATAATCGCCAAAATATGAGAAAATATGATTTGGGAATTGAAGGAGAAGATTCATTCCCTGTTACTAATGATAATGGGGAATATATTATTACCTATGACCATCCAAGTTGGCTTGGTTTTCTTCCTATAATAGGAATGAGCTGGGAGTTTTAG
- a CDS encoding cupin domain-containing protein, translated as MNLRNLIGISLMGMLLINCQEETVSGQNTGSKNNQEIIFPKGDKIANNNFVGSAWLTMLINADSLNQNSVGSVTFEPGARTNWHSHPIGQIILALDGEGYYQEKGSAKRIIKKGDAIKCPPNTPHWHGASPSSQFIQIAITSRQGGATQWLNAVTDEEYNSVD; from the coding sequence ATGAATTTAAGGAATTTAATAGGCATAAGTTTAATGGGAATGCTACTAATCAATTGCCAAGAAGAAACAGTATCAGGTCAAAATACAGGCTCTAAAAACAACCAAGAAATTATTTTTCCAAAAGGAGATAAAATAGCAAACAACAATTTTGTAGGTAGTGCTTGGTTAACAATGCTAATAAACGCGGATAGTTTAAATCAAAACTCAGTAGGGAGTGTGACATTTGAGCCAGGGGCAAGAACTAATTGGCATTCTCATCCTATAGGGCAAATTATATTAGCATTAGATGGCGAAGGGTATTATCAAGAAAAAGGAAGTGCTAAGAGAATTATTAAAAAAGGAGATGCAATCAAGTGTCCTCCTAATACTCCTCACTGGCATGGAGCGAGCCCAAGTAGCCAATTCATTCAAATAGCTATCACTAGCAGACAAGGTGGTGCAACTCAATGGTTAAATGCTGTTACTGATGAAGAGTATAATTCTGTAGATTAA
- a CDS encoding alpha/beta hydrolase, with translation MKLITFKVFTLVLLAQVTLSKVNAQINNRSTKSSNIMNHENPYGLVYKGAITKNEKGKVNIFPVNYKIKDISIAANVYTPAHYDPTKLYPTVVVAHPNGGVKEQVAGLYAQRLAEEGFITIAADAAYQGASGGEPRYVDKPANRIEDIHAMADYISQYAGADTAQLGLLGICGGGGYALKAAQSDKRFKVVATLSMFNSGLVRRNGFMNSQISTIQERLLQASHARAQEEAGGEILYANNSNIPLTEDQIANLPFDLYREGYIYYAQTHAHPNSSSKYTLSSLMDLMTFDASTNMDLINQPLLMMAGSKADTYYMTDEAFSKATQSKRKELFLIEGATHIETYWKPEYVNKAITKLLDFYKTNL, from the coding sequence ATGAAACTAATAACTTTTAAAGTATTTACATTGGTATTATTAGCACAGGTAACACTGTCTAAAGTGAATGCTCAAATTAATAATCGATCAACTAAAAGTTCCAATATAATGAATCATGAAAATCCATATGGGTTGGTATACAAAGGGGCCATTACAAAAAATGAAAAAGGCAAAGTGAATATTTTCCCAGTAAATTATAAAATCAAAGATATTAGTATTGCTGCCAATGTATATACACCAGCTCATTATGATCCTACTAAACTATATCCAACAGTTGTAGTGGCTCACCCTAATGGTGGAGTAAAAGAGCAAGTTGCAGGCTTATATGCACAACGTTTGGCAGAAGAGGGATTTATTACAATTGCAGCTGATGCCGCTTATCAAGGAGCTAGTGGAGGAGAACCTCGATACGTAGATAAACCTGCAAATCGTATAGAAGACATACATGCAATGGCAGATTATATTTCTCAATATGCAGGGGCAGATACAGCACAGTTAGGTCTGTTAGGAATATGTGGAGGAGGAGGGTATGCACTAAAGGCAGCTCAATCAGATAAACGGTTTAAAGTAGTAGCAACTTTAAGTATGTTTAATTCGGGTCTTGTAAGAAGAAATGGATTTATGAACTCACAAATCTCTACCATTCAAGAAAGACTTTTACAAGCCTCGCATGCAAGAGCACAAGAAGAAGCTGGAGGAGAAATTCTATATGCTAATAACAGCAATATACCATTAACAGAGGATCAAATTGCCAATTTGCCCTTTGATCTATATAGAGAGGGTTATATTTATTACGCCCAAACTCACGCGCATCCTAATTCAAGTTCAAAATATACTTTGAGCAGTTTAATGGATTTAATGACTTTTGATGCTAGTACAAATATGGACTTAATCAATCAACCACTATTGATGATGGCAGGTAGTAAAGCAGATACCTATTATATGACAGATGAGGCATTTTCGAAAGCGACCCAATCAAAAAGGAAAGAATTGTTCCTTATTGAAGGAGCCACGCATATAGAAACTTATTGGAAACCTGAATATGTAAATAAAGCAATAACAAAATTGCTGGATTTTTATAAAACCAATCTTTAA
- a CDS encoding carboxymuconolactone decarboxylase family protein: MNHRKFNMWVLLLLCIVVSHFANAQHPIETHQNLDEGQKSIIKIASFTAKGDLEALKISLHEGLDNGLTVNEAKEVLVHLYAYCGFPRSIRGLQTLISVLDERKEDGIKENWGNEASTITDTRDKYTRGKEILEALVKAKLDGPKPAYQQLSPEIDVFLKEHLFADIFERDVLTYAQRELVTISVIATLGNLVPMLQGHLNISLNVGLSANQLEEFISVITTTAGKEHGYEAQKVLDAVLENRN; encoded by the coding sequence ATGAATCACAGAAAATTTAATATGTGGGTTCTACTATTATTATGCATAGTAGTATCCCATTTTGCCAATGCTCAACATCCAATAGAAACTCATCAAAACCTCGATGAGGGGCAAAAGAGTATAATAAAAATTGCCAGCTTCACAGCTAAAGGTGATTTAGAAGCATTAAAGATATCACTACACGAAGGTTTGGACAATGGTCTGACAGTAAATGAAGCTAAAGAGGTTTTAGTGCATCTGTATGCATATTGTGGTTTTCCAAGAAGTATACGAGGCTTACAAACGCTAATCAGTGTATTAGATGAAAGAAAAGAGGATGGAATTAAAGAAAATTGGGGAAATGAAGCATCAACAATTACTGATACAAGAGATAAATACACTAGAGGGAAAGAAATACTAGAAGCGTTGGTGAAAGCTAAATTAGATGGTCCTAAACCAGCCTACCAGCAGTTGTCTCCAGAAATTGATGTATTCTTGAAAGAACATCTTTTTGCCGATATTTTTGAAAGAGATGTGTTGACTTATGCTCAAAGGGAATTAGTGACTATTTCTGTAATTGCAACACTTGGCAATTTAGTCCCAATGCTACAAGGTCACTTAAATATCTCGCTGAATGTAGGTTTATCTGCTAATCAATTAGAAGAATTTATTTCAGTAATAACAACTACAGCTGGAAAGGAACATGGTTATGAAGCACAGAAAGTACTTGATGCTGTATTAGAGAACCGCAATTAA
- a CDS encoding nuclear transport factor 2 family protein: protein MKTQVTLLVLFFLTNIGLQNMFAQGDIKEEIKELSKRKWQLMSEKNVDELAKIFHNQSKFVHMSGTWKKERELEIIETGSIWYKDAKIHDVAVEVVNNTAVLWNRITLNSIVRGNDVTLEFTVTETYINDQGSWQLLAFTFSSVRDTHELEH from the coding sequence ATGAAAACACAGGTAACACTGTTAGTATTGTTTTTCCTAACGAATATAGGACTACAAAATATGTTTGCTCAGGGTGACATAAAAGAGGAGATCAAGGAACTCTCCAAAAGAAAATGGCAATTGATGTCCGAAAAAAACGTGGACGAACTAGCCAAGATTTTCCATAATCAATCTAAATTCGTTCACATGAGTGGTACATGGAAAAAAGAGCGGGAACTTGAAATTATCGAAACTGGGAGTATTTGGTACAAGGATGCAAAAATACATGATGTGGCTGTTGAAGTCGTGAATAATACCGCTGTTTTATGGAACCGTATCACCTTGAATTCCATAGTTCGCGGAAATGATGTGACCTTAGAATTTACTGTCACCGAAACCTATATCAATGACCAAGGTAGTTGGCAACTATTGGCTTTTACCTTTAGCAGCGTAAGAGATACACATGAACTGGAGCATTGA
- a CDS encoding pyrroloquinoline quinone-dependent dehydrogenase, translating into MINSITKLYIKKYGLLLLPILLYISCKKELSWSSNTWSTYKADEKSTSYSPLDQIDVSNVGQLENIWNFHADDVADGEEPAVSSQANPIIIDGVMYANSRNQTVYAINAKTGEKIWAFKTLEEGEPTAASRGVTYWEEGDDKRILYSAGNNLVAINAITGELISTFGENGKVNLNVGVRDDPEKISVTLTTPGSIYNDLIIIGSRLPDFYGAPPGYVRAYNIKTGELVWTFHTIPHPGEPGYETWPPEAYKYAGGVNCWAGMSIDSERGMVFLALGSPSYDFYGADRIGANLYGNSVLALDAATGGYKWHFQTVHHDIWDYDLPCPPNLVTFNHEGKEVDAVAQATKQGFIFVLDRDTGEPIFPVEERKVSASNLPGEVAYETQPFPLKPAPFVRQSMTENDLNHYSDADYDSILKQFRSLRYEGLFTPPDLKGTLSMPATRGGANWGGLAFDPETYFLYIRGNNLPEIQTIVDADKHFAAQNNTRFELGRVTYEKHCVACHGAGKQGMMSDVPSLVDLKSRMPESQTLQKIQQGGGKMPGYKGVITEREERALLAFLYDLQDASTEDPQISSDAEKPIRYMNITPYRTWSDPSGSPALKTPWNTLNALNLTTGEYEWQIPLGNDEELQEEGGMYTGLLARSGPMVTAGGLVFISGAEDKKIWAFNKKTGEMVWEQELPAANNANVCSYFIDGKQYIALSVGGTKENPSGSIMAFALR; encoded by the coding sequence ATGATAAATTCGATAACCAAATTGTACATCAAAAAATATGGGCTTTTACTACTCCCAATACTGTTATATATCAGTTGCAAAAAAGAGCTTTCATGGAGTAGTAATACATGGTCTACCTATAAGGCCGATGAAAAAAGTACGAGTTATTCCCCTTTGGATCAAATTGATGTTTCCAATGTAGGTCAGCTGGAGAATATTTGGAATTTTCATGCCGATGATGTGGCTGATGGAGAAGAACCGGCTGTATCGAGCCAGGCCAATCCGATCATCATCGATGGGGTTATGTATGCCAATTCAAGGAATCAGACAGTATATGCCATTAATGCCAAAACGGGAGAAAAGATATGGGCCTTTAAGACACTAGAGGAAGGCGAACCAACTGCTGCCAGTCGAGGTGTGACGTATTGGGAAGAAGGAGATGATAAACGCATCCTTTATTCGGCAGGGAACAATTTAGTAGCTATCAATGCAATCACAGGTGAATTGATTTCCACTTTTGGAGAAAATGGTAAAGTAAATTTGAACGTGGGTGTCCGCGATGATCCAGAAAAGATTTCGGTTACGTTGACTACGCCTGGGAGCATATATAATGATTTAATTATCATTGGGTCAAGGCTACCGGATTTTTATGGGGCACCTCCAGGATATGTACGAGCCTACAATATAAAAACAGGAGAGCTGGTCTGGACGTTTCACACGATTCCACATCCTGGTGAACCTGGGTATGAAACATGGCCCCCTGAAGCATACAAATACGCAGGAGGTGTCAATTGTTGGGCTGGAATGAGTATTGATTCCGAACGCGGAATGGTTTTTTTGGCATTGGGATCTCCGTCCTACGATTTCTATGGAGCTGATAGGATAGGTGCCAATCTTTATGGAAATTCTGTATTGGCTCTTGATGCTGCAACTGGTGGTTACAAATGGCATTTTCAGACTGTACATCATGATATCTGGGATTATGATTTACCTTGTCCACCCAATTTGGTCACCTTCAACCATGAGGGAAAAGAAGTGGATGCCGTTGCTCAAGCTACAAAGCAAGGATTTATATTTGTACTAGACCGTGATACGGGAGAACCCATATTTCCGGTAGAGGAACGCAAAGTATCTGCCTCCAACCTTCCGGGTGAGGTGGCCTATGAAACTCAGCCCTTTCCGTTGAAACCTGCACCTTTCGTACGTCAATCGATGACTGAAAATGACTTGAACCATTATTCTGATGCCGATTATGATTCCATTCTAAAGCAATTTAGGTCGTTACGTTATGAAGGTTTGTTTACCCCTCCAGATCTTAAGGGTACTTTGTCGATGCCGGCAACGCGTGGTGGTGCAAATTGGGGTGGATTGGCCTTTGATCCTGAGACGTATTTTCTATACATTAGGGGTAACAATCTGCCAGAGATTCAAACCATTGTGGATGCTGACAAACATTTTGCAGCACAGAATAATACCCGATTTGAACTAGGTCGAGTAACATACGAAAAACATTGTGTTGCTTGTCATGGTGCAGGTAAACAAGGAATGATGTCGGATGTACCATCATTAGTGGACTTGAAGAGTAGAATGCCAGAAAGCCAGACTCTTCAAAAAATACAACAGGGCGGGGGAAAAATGCCAGGCTATAAAGGTGTTATAACAGAACGAGAAGAACGTGCACTTTTAGCTTTTTTATACGATTTACAAGATGCCAGCACCGAAGATCCCCAAATATCTTCTGATGCAGAAAAACCAATAAGGTATATGAACATTACTCCTTATCGAACATGGAGCGACCCGAGTGGCAGCCCGGCATTAAAAACACCTTGGAATACCTTGAATGCTTTAAACCTTACAACTGGGGAATATGAATGGCAAATTCCTTTAGGCAACGATGAAGAACTACAGGAAGAAGGTGGAATGTATACTGGACTTTTGGCACGATCAGGACCAATGGTAACGGCAGGGGGATTGGTATTTATATCTGGTGCAGAAGATAAAAAAATATGGGCTTTTAATAAGAAAACAGGTGAAATGGTCTGGGAGCAAGAATTGCCTGCAGCTAATAATGCTAATGTCTGTTCGTACTTCATTGATGGTAAACAATATATAGCCCTATCGGTTGGTGGTACTAAGGAAAACCCATCAGGTTCTATTATGGCCTTTGCCCTGCGGTGA
- a CDS encoding helix-turn-helix domain-containing protein, producing MSEHKIFDSIKSYNDFNNHSTLHPLVSVLDFSKAKLRHGYKMSFGIYAIILKKVDCGDIVYGKNTYDYQEDTLVFIGPKQVLDVSHKSDMYQPVGRALTFHPDLILGTPLAQRFDEYGFFSYNLNEALHLSSDEQSTLVDLLFKIDHELKRPIDKHTKKLISSNIGLFLDYCERFYDRQFITRQHVNTSILAKFEDNLNSYFNSEKPYSLGLPSVGYFAEELHLSSNYFGDLVKKETGKSAQEYIQTKLIDIAKNKIFDSQKSVKEIAFELGFKYPQHFNRVFKQKVGITPKEFRQLNN from the coding sequence ATGAGTGAGCACAAAATCTTCGATTCCATCAAATCTTATAATGATTTTAATAATCATTCCACTCTGCACCCTTTAGTAAGTGTTTTGGACTTTTCTAAAGCAAAGCTCAGACATGGTTACAAAATGTCCTTTGGTATCTATGCGATCATTTTAAAAAAAGTAGATTGTGGAGACATAGTTTATGGTAAGAATACCTATGATTACCAGGAAGACACTTTAGTATTTATTGGGCCTAAGCAAGTACTGGATGTAAGTCACAAATCAGATATGTATCAACCAGTTGGTAGAGCATTAACGTTTCATCCTGATTTAATACTCGGCACCCCACTAGCACAAAGATTTGATGAATATGGTTTTTTTTCTTATAACTTGAATGAGGCTCTACACCTTTCTTCTGATGAACAAAGTACGTTAGTTGATCTTCTTTTTAAAATTGATCATGAATTAAAAAGACCTATTGATAAACATACCAAAAAGCTAATTTCCTCCAATATCGGATTGTTTTTAGATTATTGTGAACGTTTTTATGATAGACAGTTTATTACGCGACAGCATGTTAATACAAGTATCTTAGCAAAGTTTGAAGATAACTTAAATAGCTATTTTAATTCTGAGAAGCCCTATTCCTTAGGTCTACCTTCAGTAGGATATTTTGCTGAAGAACTGCACTTGTCATCTAATTATTTTGGCGATTTGGTTAAAAAAGAGACTGGTAAGTCTGCTCAAGAATATATTCAAACCAAATTAATTGATATTGCAAAAAACAAAATATTTGATTCTCAAAAATCTGTAAAAGAAATTGCATTTGAGTTAGGGTTCAAGTATCCTCAACATTTCAACCGGGTTTTTAAGCAAAAGGTAGGGATTACTCCCAAAGAGTTTCGCCAGCTAAATAATTAA
- a CDS encoding helix-turn-helix domain-containing protein translates to MNKVETISDCYKAKNDLAIKNQQNIGYFNVFKLYPNIVNGARHTPFRRRDYFKITLVEKVQKFHFTDNVNKYSLVFSNPHIPYSWEQKDQVFNGYFCIFNQAFFRQFRHLNQYSAFQPTGNHIFELSREQYENVSDIFIRMSDELNSDYVYKYDLLRTMVYEMVHFALKIRPTLISVKQPINAAKRISELFLELLESQFPVDEHQSGLQFRTASDFADKLNVHVNHLNRIIKEATQKTTTQVITERILQESKFLLKQNEWSVSKIAFVLGFSEVTHFNNFFKKNTGTTPLKFRKG, encoded by the coding sequence ATGAATAAAGTAGAAACTATTAGTGATTGTTATAAAGCTAAAAATGATTTAGCAATAAAAAATCAACAAAACATCGGTTATTTTAATGTATTTAAACTCTATCCCAATATTGTTAATGGAGCTAGACATACTCCTTTTAGAAGAAGAGATTATTTTAAAATAACATTAGTAGAAAAAGTACAAAAATTTCACTTTACTGATAATGTGAATAAATATTCATTGGTATTTTCAAACCCTCACATCCCTTATAGTTGGGAGCAAAAAGACCAAGTTTTCAATGGATACTTTTGTATTTTCAATCAGGCATTTTTTCGTCAATTTAGACATTTAAATCAATACTCTGCTTTTCAGCCTACTGGAAATCATATATTTGAATTATCACGTGAACAGTATGAAAATGTGTCTGATATATTTATTCGCATGTCTGATGAATTAAACTCAGATTATGTATATAAATATGATCTTTTAAGAACAATGGTTTATGAAATGGTTCACTTTGCACTTAAGATACGACCGACTTTAATATCCGTGAAGCAACCTATAAATGCTGCAAAAAGAATTTCTGAATTATTTTTAGAACTTCTAGAATCTCAGTTTCCAGTTGATGAACATCAAAGTGGATTACAATTTAGAACAGCATCTGATTTTGCTGATAAATTAAATGTACATGTAAATCACCTAAACAGAATTATAAAAGAAGCTACCCAAAAAACAACTACTCAAGTAATAACTGAACGAATATTACAAGAATCAAAATTTCTTTTAAAACAAAATGAATGGAGTGTCTCAAAAATTGCTTTTGTTTTGGGATTTTCAGAAGTAACACATTTTAATAATTTCTTTAAAAAAAATACAGGTACAACACCTTTGAAGTTTAGAAAAGGTTGA
- a CDS encoding AraC family transcriptional regulator, whose amino-acid sequence MRYKFIEITKEKIFFPDKPISQIAYELGFKHPQHFTSLFKNKIGQSPSDYR is encoded by the coding sequence ATGCGATACAAATTCATCGAAATTACCAAGGAAAAAATATTCTTCCCTGATAAACCTATTAGCCAGATCGCCTATGAGCTTGGTTTCAAACATCCACAACATTTTACCAGCCTTTTTAAAAATAAAATTGGACAATCTCCTAGTGACTATAGGTGA